One segment of Panicum virgatum strain AP13 chromosome 3K, P.virgatum_v5, whole genome shotgun sequence DNA contains the following:
- the LOC120699539 gene encoding aspartyl protease family protein At5g10770-like: protein MQALVDPLLFGEAAGRPGRSAMMAPPAVWQLLLPLGLLCLCSSAASLSGGATAEGAPDYVVVATSWLKTKPVCQGLRVDAPANLTASSWVPLSHSYGPCSAAAAGSWSTPAPADVLLQDQRRAGYIQRKLAGSTPQDDNGSDLPESDCKSGQSEHAPTIQPNVGQDSSPTSEGSEAVSVIEPTAGGGGGGGGQRVPGVKQTMVLDTASDVAWVQCAPCPMPQCHPQTDTIYDPSQSSTYAPFACGSPVCRQLGPYGNGCAAGSRQCQYRVLYPDGRSTMGTYISDVLRLNPTSVIGGFQFGCSHAVQGHFPNDTAGIMALGRGAQSLASQTRLTYGGVFSYCLPRTASYSGFFVLGVPRVAATRYALTPMFAVPQAPMLYLVRLRAIVVAGQALAVPPAVFAPGSVVDSRSVITRLPPTAYAALRAAFRARMGMYRAAPPKQQLDTCYDLSGVRRVTLPTITLVFDHSAAVELDPSGILYNDCLAFAPGTDDRAWGVIGNVQLQTYEVLYNVAGGAMGFRRAAC, encoded by the exons atgcaagcattggtCGACCCACTGTTATTTGGGGAAGCAGCAGGCAGGCCAGGTCGATCAGCGATGATGGCTCCACCAGCGGTCTggcagcttcttcttcctctcggcctcctGTGCCTCTGTAGCTCCGCCGCCTCTCTCTCCGGTGGAGCCACGGCGGAGGGCGCACCCGACTACGTCGTCGTGGCCACGAGCTGGCTCAAGACGAAGCCGGTGTGCCAAGGGCTCAGGG TGGATGCGCCGGCGAACCTTACCGCCAGCAGCTGGGTGCCGCTGAGCCACTCCTATGGCccgtgctcggcggcggcggcgggaagttggtcgacgccggcgccggccgacgTGCTGCTGCAGGACCAGCGCCGCGCGGGCTacatccagaggaagctcgccgGCAGCACCCCCCAGGACGACAACGGCAGCGACCTGCCGGAGTCGGACTGCAAGAGCGGCCAGTCGGAGCACGCTCCCACCATTCAACCCAACGTTGGCCAAGACAGTAGCCCCACGTCAGAG GGCTCGGAGGCGGTGTCCGTCATCGAACCgacggcgggcggtggcggcggcggcggcgggcagcgggtGCCGGGCGTGAAGCAGACGATGGTGCTGGACACGGCGAGCGACGTGGCGTGGGTGCAGTGCGCCCCCTGCCCCATGCCGCAGTGCCACCCTCAGACGGACACCATCTACGACCCCTCGCAGTCGTCGACGTACGCGCCCTTCGCCTGCGGCTCCCCCGTCTGCCGGCAGCTCGGCCCCTACGGCAACGGCTGCGCCGCCGGGTCCCGGCAGTGCCAGTACCGCGTCCTGTACCCCGACGGGCGCTCCACCATGGGCACCTACATCTCCGACGTGCTCCGCCTCAACCCCACCTCCGTCATCGGCGGGTTCCAGTTCGGGTGCAGCCACGCCGTGCAGGGCCACTTCCCCAACGACACCGCCGGGATCATGGcgctcggccgcggcgcgcaGTCGCTGGCGTCGCAGACCCGGCTCACCTACGGCGGCGTCTTCTCCTACTGCCTCCCGCGGACGGCGAGCTACAGCGGCTTCTTCGTCCTCGGCGTGCCCAGGGTCGCTGCCACCCGGTACGCCCTCACGCCCATGTTCGCCGTCCCGCAGGCGCCGATGCTCTACCTCGTCCGCCTCCGGGccatcgtcgtcgccggccaggccctcgccgtgccgccggcgGTGTTCGCGCCGGGCTCCGTCGTCGACTCGCGCTCGGTGATCACGCGCCTCCCGCCGACGGCGTACGCCGCGCTGCGCGCCGCCTTCCGGGCCAGGATGGGGATGTACCGGGCGGCGCCGCCCAAGCAGCAGCTCGACACCTGCTACGACCTCAGCGGGGTGCGCCGCGTCACGCTGCCCACCATCACGCTGGTGTTCGAccacagcgccgccgtggagctcgACCCGTCGGGGATCCTCTACAACGACTGCCTCGCCTTCGCCCCCGGCACCGACGACCGGGCGTGGGGGGTCATCGGCAACGTCCAGCTGCAGACCTACGAGGTGCTCTACAatgtcgccggcggcgccatgggCTTCCGCCGTGCCGCCTGCTGA